The proteins below come from a single Papaver somniferum cultivar HN1 chromosome 11, ASM357369v1, whole genome shotgun sequence genomic window:
- the LOC113320926 gene encoding NDR1/HIN1-like protein 13: MSGRHEHRYSYSSEESGNRHEEENQLVPVVNNNQALVPMYQKHVAPPGTYVVQIPKDQIYRIPPPENARRFENYTRKGKKKSGPSCCCCGLFWIIGILLFLGFLALIASGIFYIVLRPKALQYSVENFSVKGLDGNLTLPSSSSSLKLSPEFNVTVKSQNPNGQISFFYYMEGSEVTVSYSDVKLSTGTFETFYQPTKNAKVIEMALKSNSGVKMSNETRISLIDHQELGNVPFMLDLNVPVKVKVGSIKTWIITLKVHCDVSKSGLKVNSALVSSKCGVKAKVLG; this comes from the coding sequence ATGTCAGGGAGACATGAACACAGATACTCATATTCAAGTGAAGAATCTGGAAACAGACACGAAGAAGAAAACCAGTTAGTCCCTGTGGTGAACAATAATCAAGCATTAGTACCAATGTATCAAAAACATGTTGCTCCACCTGGCACTTACGTTGTTCAGATCCCTAAAGATCAGATTTATCGCATCCCACCGCCAGAAAACGCTCGCCGCTTTGAGAATTACACGCGCAAGGGGAAGAAGAAAAGCGGCCCGAGCTGTTGTTGTTGTGGCCTCTTCTGGATTATAGGTATCCTCCTCTTTCTTGGTTTCCTTGCACTCATCGCTTCAGGTATCTTCTACATCGTGCTCCGCCCAAAAGCTTTGCAGTATTCGGTAGAGAATTTCTCCGTTAAAGGCCTTGATGGTAACCTTACTTTGCCATCATCATCTTCAAGTCTGAAACTCTCACCGGAGTTTAACGTCACCGTGAAATCCCAGAATCCTAATGGACAAATCAGTTTCTTTTATTATATGGAAGGAAGTGAAGTTACTGTTTCATACTCTGATGTCAAATTATCAACTGGTACATTCGAAACATTTTACCAGCCTACAAAAAATGCAAAGGTTATTGAGATGGCGTTGAAAAGTAATAGCGGAGTAAAGATGTCAAACGAAACTCGCATATCGCTAATTGATCACCAGGAACTAGGTAATGTTCCATTTATGTTAGATCTGAATGTGCCTGTTAAGGTCAAGGTTGGTTCTATCAAGACATGGATAATTACTCTCAAAGTTCATTGCGATGTTTCAAAGAGTGGGTTAAAGGTCAATTCAGCTTTGGTTTCGAGCAAGTGTGGAGTTAAGGCAAAAGTTTTAGGTTAA
- the LOC113325154 gene encoding pentatricopeptide repeat-containing protein At1g71060, mitochondrial-like, with product MFFLSGSSKPLKLKTFLSSSFLLNPNQVLGFLRGIHGDSSKNTHPIPPYCTRNDKGSSSNNHQQDIDKLCKILSRNQYNSQQSISFNRYTTHSLLDDSGIKVVSVELVEQVLKKLTNSGALALSFFRWAEHKQGFEHTTGIYNALIDSLGKIKQFQLIWDIVYGMKVRGILTNETFGLIERRYARARRSTDAIDTFEKMERYGLRQELCDLNCLLGTLCKSKNVRKAQEVFDEMVNRRKRFVADLKTYTVLLEGWGEEGNLVMLKEVYREMRDQGGFEPDVVTFGILIGAYCRCKKYNEALELLREIEANEKCKPGAHIYCTLISGLGSGMRLGEALEIFERAKAAVSPLGIPTYNAVVGSYCWSMRLDDAYQVVEEMRRTGVGPNSRTYDIIIHHLIRLNKTEDAYFLFQRMASGDFGCQPNLNTYAMIVRMLCQEVERVDLAIKVWDQMKDKGVVPCMHMFASLVNSLCHEYMMDDACRYFQEMLDLGIRPPGKLYDNLKEALLVNGMVDEAISIGEKLDKIRNCPWTG from the coding sequence ATGTTTTTTCTCTCTGGCTCCTCAAAACCTCTGAAACTTAAGACATTTCTCTCTTCATCATTTCTTCTTAATCCTAATCAAGTTCTTGGATTCCTCAGAGGGATTCATGGTGATTCAAGCAAAAACACACACCCAATTCCTCCATATTGTACTAGGAATGATAAAGGCAGCAGCAGTAATAATCATCAACAAGACATTGATAAACTCTGTAAAATCCTGTCCAGGAATCAATACAACTCCCAGCAAAGCATTTCATTCAACAGGTACACTACACATTCATTACTAGATGATTCAGGTATCAAAGTGGTCTCAGTTGAATTAGTTGAACAAGTTTTAAAGAAACTAACCAATTCAGGAGCATTAGCATTATCATTTTTCCGGTGGGCTGAACACAAACAAGGGTTTGAACATACAACTGGAATTTACAATGCATTGATCGATTCACTAGGTAAAATCAAACAGTTTCAGTTAATATGGGACATTGTTTATGGTATGAAGGTTAGAGGGATTTTGACTAATGAGACATTCGGATTGATTGAGCGGCGGTACGCTAGAGCAAGGCGATCGACTGATGCGATCGATACGTTTGAGAAGATGGAGAGGTATGGGTTGAGACAGGAGTTATGTGATTTGAATTGTTTGTTGGGTACATTGTGCAAGTCGAAGAATGTAAGGAAGGCGCAGGAGGTGTTCGATGAAATGGTGAACAGAAGAAAGAGGTTTGTGGCGGACTTGAAGACGTATACGGTGCTTTTGGAAGGATGGGGTGAGGAAGGGAATTTGGTTATGTTGAAGGAAGTTTATAGGGAGATGAGAGATCAAGGTGGGTTCGAGCCGGATGTTGTGACGTTTGGGATTTTGATTGGGGCTTATTGTAGGTGTAAGAAATATAATGAAGCGTTGGAGTTGTTGCGGGAGATTGAAGCGAATGAGAAATGCAAGCCGGGTGCACATATTTACTGTACTTTGATTAGTGGATTAGGAAGTGGGATGAGATTGGGCGAAGCATTGGAGATTTTTGAACGTGCGAAGGCAGCTGTGTCTCCACTTGGAATACCCACTTACAATGCAGTTGTGGGTTCTTACTGTTGGTCGATGAGATTAGATGATGCATATCAGGTGGTGGAAGAGATGAGAAGAACAGGTGTTGGCCCGAATTCGAGGACGTATGACATAATAATTCATCACTTGATACGTTTAAATAAAACGGAAGACGCGTACTTTTTGTTTCAACGAATGGCGAGTGGTGATTTTGGGTGTCAGCCAAATCTCAATACTTACGCGATGATAGTGAGGATGTTGTGTCAAGAGGTTGAGAGAGTTGACTTGGCGATAAAAGTATGGGATCAGATGAAGGATAAAGGAGTCGTTCCGTGTATGCATATGTTTGCATCTTTGGTTAATAGCCTTTGCCATGAATATATGATGGATGATGCCTGCAGGTATTTTCAAGAGATGCTGGATTTGGGCATAAGGCCTCCAGGGAAATTGTATGATAATCTTAAAGAAGCTCTTCTTGTTAATGGAATGGTGGATGAAGCTATAAGTATCGGTGAAAAGTTAGATAAGATAAGGAACTGCCCATGGACAGGGTGA